A genome region from Lactobacillus sp. ESL0791 includes the following:
- a CDS encoding PTS sugar transporter subunit IIC, with the protein MIDYLTKIILWLRRRTFLRAAQRTLVMLMPLAVIGSYFNLLHGILFSPDGIIYNIFNLDKIIPDHLWYAGAFVCQGVVEATFGVFSVYTAYFMARYTARLYQRDATMAGASSVIVILFCAYASSVGNSARQKIPFSSNLLQINDLLLSLIVGYVVGQIFRFFGKKYVMVKYEHVRRVQVRSWNALLPMLLSLILGIICGIAIYELGLRVPTAADFRLLIAKVQTSNNVAEILPLQLLLSFLSWLGIGYPLSALAEPINNNFTANNLTAALHSDSSWNVPYKFLGGSLINTYGTMGGTSIVLAVLVVILLRKRHDEVEAIAKINLLPVTFNSILGFTIGLPLILDPLFLLPVLFVPLVNVALAAGAIAVHLIPACVYPVLKGTPGILLSFFATNGNLVALLFSVLLFFLDLLLLLPIVKISEKVEATLREERKDEHDAEEN; encoded by the coding sequence ATGATTGATTATCTGACAAAAATTATACTCTGGCTGCGGCGACGGACTTTTCTGCGGGCTGCCCAGCGGACACTGGTAATGCTGATGCCGTTGGCAGTGATTGGATCATATTTTAATCTTTTACATGGCATTCTTTTTTCCCCAGACGGAATTATTTACAATATTTTTAATCTTGATAAAATCATTCCCGACCATCTCTGGTATGCCGGGGCATTTGTCTGTCAGGGAGTGGTGGAAGCAACCTTTGGCGTTTTTAGCGTTTATACTGCTTACTTCATGGCCCGGTACACAGCTCGGTTATACCAGCGGGATGCCACAATGGCGGGTGCCAGCAGCGTGATTGTGATTTTATTTTGTGCTTATGCTAGCAGTGTGGGTAATTCTGCTAGACAAAAAATTCCTTTTTCCTCTAACCTGCTGCAGATTAATGACCTGCTGCTTTCCTTGATTGTGGGTTATGTCGTGGGGCAGATTTTTCGTTTCTTCGGCAAAAAATATGTCATGGTCAAGTATGAACACGTGAGACGGGTGCAGGTAAGATCATGGAATGCACTCCTGCCCATGCTGCTTTCCCTGATACTTGGAATTATTTGCGGAATTGCAATTTATGAACTGGGGCTTAGGGTACCGACAGCCGCAGATTTTCGCCTCCTTATTGCTAAAGTGCAAACAAGCAATAATGTGGCCGAAATTTTACCTCTGCAGCTTTTATTGAGTTTCTTGAGCTGGCTGGGTATTGGTTATCCCTTGAGTGCTTTAGCCGAACCGATTAACAATAATTTTACGGCCAACAATTTGACCGCAGCTTTGCACAGCGATTCTTCGTGGAATGTCCCCTATAAATTTTTGGGCGGATCACTGATCAATACCTACGGAACAATGGGTGGCACCAGTATCGTCTTGGCTGTGCTGGTGGTAATCCTTCTGCGTAAAAGGCATGACGAGGTGGAAGCCATTGCTAAGATTAACCTGCTGCCGGTTACATTTAATTCTATTTTAGGCTTTACAATTGGTCTGCCACTGATTCTGGATCCGCTGTTCCTGCTGCCTGTTTTATTTGTACCGCTGGTTAATGTTGCTTTAGCGGCGGGAGCGATTGCTGTTCACCTGATTCCGGCTTGTGTGTATCCCGTTTTAAAGGGGACGCCGGGCATCCTCTTGTCCTTTTTTGCTACGAATGGTAATTTGGTCGCACTGCTTTTTTCTGTCTTGCTGTTTTTCCTGGATTTGCTGCTACTGCTGCCAATAGTCAAAATTAGTGAAAAAGTTGAAGCCACTTTGCGCGAGGAGAGAAAGGATGAGCATGATGCGGAAGAAAACTAA
- a CDS encoding type II toxin-antitoxin system RelE/ParE family toxin: protein MNQKISFEFYDQEEFREFLDSLPSADAASLDSLLIKIEAIGVNDSIKLKWVKKIIGEDNLYEVRSKRGSNIQRALYFHKINNQYVITNYFTKKSQKISRKEILKAKSRRRLYNNKLNHQS from the coding sequence GTGAACCAGAAGATATCCTTTGAATTTTATGATCAAGAAGAATTTCGAGAATTTCTTGATAGTCTTCCTAGTGCTGATGCCGCTTCATTAGACAGTTTACTAATAAAAATAGAGGCAATCGGCGTTAACGATAGCATTAAATTAAAATGGGTAAAGAAAATTATTGGAGAAGACAACTTATATGAAGTTCGTTCAAAAAGGGGATCTAATATCCAAAGGGCATTATACTTTCATAAGATCAATAATCAGTATGTAATTACAAACTATTTCACCAAAAAGTCGCAAAAAATTTCCCGAAAAGAAATTTTAAAAGCAAAAAGCAGAAGACGATTATACAATAATAAACTTAATCATCAGTCTTAA